In Chlorocebus sabaeus isolate Y175 chromosome 19, mChlSab1.0.hap1, whole genome shotgun sequence, a single genomic region encodes these proteins:
- the KCTD17 gene encoding BTB/POZ domain-containing protein KCTD17 isoform X1, translating to MQTPRPAMRMEAGEAAPPAGAGGRAAGGWGKWVRLNVGGTVFLTTRQTLCREQKSFLSRLCQGEELQSDRDETGAYLIDRDPTYFGPILNFLRHGKLVLDKDMAEEGVLEEAEFYNIGPLIRIIKDRMEEKDYTVTQVPPKHVYRVLQCQEEELTQMVSTMSDGWRFEQLVNIGSSYNYGSEDQAEFLCVVSKELHSSPNGLSSESSRKTKSTEEQLEEQQQQEEEVEEVEVEQVQVEADAQEKAQSSQDPANLFSLPPLPPPPLPAGGSRPHSLRPEAELAVRASPRPLARPQSCHPCCYKPEAPGCEAPDHLQGLGVPI from the exons ATGCAGACGCCGCGGCCGGCGATGAGGATGGAGGCCGGGGAGGCAGCGCCGCCGGCGGGGGCGGGCGGCCGCGCCGCAGGCGGCTGGGGCAAGTGGGTGCGGCTCAACGTGGGGGGCACGGTGTTCCTGACCACCCGGCAGACGCTGTGCCGCGAGCAGAAGTCCTTCCTCAGCCGCCTGTGCCAGGGGGAAGAGCTGCAGTCGGACCGG GATGAGACCGGGGCCTACCTCATTGACCGTGACCCCACCTACTTCGGGCCCATCCTGAACTTCCTCCGGCATGGCAAGCTGGTGCTGGACAAGGACATGGCTGAGGAGG GGGTCCTGGAGGAAGCCGAGTTCTACAACATCGGCCCACTGATCCGCATCATCAAAGACCGGATGGAAGAGAAGGACTACACGGTGACCCAG GTCCCGCCTAAACACGTGTACCGCGTGCTGCAGTGCCAGGAGGAGGAGCTCACGCAGATGGTCTCCACCATGTCTGATGGCTGGCGCTTTGAGCAG CTGGTGAACATCGGCTCCTCCTACAACTACGGCAGCGAGGACCAGGCCGAGTTCCTGTGTGTGGTGTCCAAGGAGCTCCACAGCTCCCCGAATGGGCTGAGCTCAGAGTCCAGCCGCAAAACCAAG AGCACGGAGGAGCAGctggaggagcagcagcagcaggaggaggaggtggaggaggtggaggtggaacaGGTGCAGGTGGAGGCAGATGCACAGGAGAAAG CCCAGTCATCTCAGGATCCCGCTAaccttttctccctcccaccacTGCCTCCTCCTCCGCTTCCCGCTGGAG GTTCCCGTCCGCACTCTCTCAGACctgaggctgagcttgcagtgagggctTCTCCTCGGCCCCTCGCCCGCCCCCAGAGCTGCCATCCCTG CTGTTACAAGCCAGAGGCACCCGGATGTGAGGCCCCAGATCACCTCCAGGGACTTGGGGTTCCCATCTGA
- the KCTD17 gene encoding BTB/POZ domain-containing protein KCTD17 isoform X4, giving the protein MQTPRPAMRMEAGEAAPPAGAGGRAAGGWGKWVRLNVGGTVFLTTRQTLCREQKSFLSRLCQGEELQSDRDETGAYLIDRDPTYFGPILNFLRHGKLVLDKDMAEEGVLEEAEFYNIGPLIRIIKDRMEEKDYTVTQVPPKHVYRVLQCQEEELTQMVSTMSDGWRFEQLVNIGSSYNYGSEDQAEFLCVVSKELHSSPNGLSSESSRKTKLLQARGTRM; this is encoded by the exons ATGCAGACGCCGCGGCCGGCGATGAGGATGGAGGCCGGGGAGGCAGCGCCGCCGGCGGGGGCGGGCGGCCGCGCCGCAGGCGGCTGGGGCAAGTGGGTGCGGCTCAACGTGGGGGGCACGGTGTTCCTGACCACCCGGCAGACGCTGTGCCGCGAGCAGAAGTCCTTCCTCAGCCGCCTGTGCCAGGGGGAAGAGCTGCAGTCGGACCGG GATGAGACCGGGGCCTACCTCATTGACCGTGACCCCACCTACTTCGGGCCCATCCTGAACTTCCTCCGGCATGGCAAGCTGGTGCTGGACAAGGACATGGCTGAGGAGG GGGTCCTGGAGGAAGCCGAGTTCTACAACATCGGCCCACTGATCCGCATCATCAAAGACCGGATGGAAGAGAAGGACTACACGGTGACCCAG GTCCCGCCTAAACACGTGTACCGCGTGCTGCAGTGCCAGGAGGAGGAGCTCACGCAGATGGTCTCCACCATGTCTGATGGCTGGCGCTTTGAGCAG CTGGTGAACATCGGCTCCTCCTACAACTACGGCAGCGAGGACCAGGCCGAGTTCCTGTGTGTGGTGTCCAAGGAGCTCCACAGCTCCCCGAATGGGCTGAGCTCAGAGTCCAGCCGCAAAACCAAG CTGTTACAAGCCAGAGGCACCCGGATGTGA
- the KCTD17 gene encoding BTB/POZ domain-containing protein KCTD17 isoform X3, with amino-acid sequence MQTPRPAMRMEAGEAAPPAGAGGRAAGGWGKWVRLNVGGTVFLTTRQTLCREQKSFLSRLCQGEELQSDRDETGAYLIDRDPTYFGPILNFLRHGKLVLDKDMAEEGVLEEAEFYNIGPLIRIIKDRMEEKDYTVTQVPPKHVYRVLQCQEEELTQMVSTMSDGWRFEQLVNIGSSYNYGSEDQAEFLCVVSKELHSSPNGLSSESSRKTKVPVRTLSDLRLSLQ; translated from the exons ATGCAGACGCCGCGGCCGGCGATGAGGATGGAGGCCGGGGAGGCAGCGCCGCCGGCGGGGGCGGGCGGCCGCGCCGCAGGCGGCTGGGGCAAGTGGGTGCGGCTCAACGTGGGGGGCACGGTGTTCCTGACCACCCGGCAGACGCTGTGCCGCGAGCAGAAGTCCTTCCTCAGCCGCCTGTGCCAGGGGGAAGAGCTGCAGTCGGACCGG GATGAGACCGGGGCCTACCTCATTGACCGTGACCCCACCTACTTCGGGCCCATCCTGAACTTCCTCCGGCATGGCAAGCTGGTGCTGGACAAGGACATGGCTGAGGAGG GGGTCCTGGAGGAAGCCGAGTTCTACAACATCGGCCCACTGATCCGCATCATCAAAGACCGGATGGAAGAGAAGGACTACACGGTGACCCAG GTCCCGCCTAAACACGTGTACCGCGTGCTGCAGTGCCAGGAGGAGGAGCTCACGCAGATGGTCTCCACCATGTCTGATGGCTGGCGCTTTGAGCAG CTGGTGAACATCGGCTCCTCCTACAACTACGGCAGCGAGGACCAGGCCGAGTTCCTGTGTGTGGTGTCCAAGGAGCTCCACAGCTCCCCGAATGGGCTGAGCTCAGAGTCCAGCCGCAAAACCAAG GTTCCCGTCCGCACTCTCTCAGACctgaggctgagcttgcagtga
- the KCTD17 gene encoding BTB/POZ domain-containing protein KCTD17 isoform X2 has protein sequence MQTPRPAMRMEAGEAAPPAGAGGRAAGGWGKWVRLNVGGTVFLTTRQTLCREQKSFLSRLCQGEELQSDRDETGAYLIDRDPTYFGPILNFLRHGKLVLDKDMAEEGVLEEAEFYNIGPLIRIIKDRMEEKDYTVTQVPPKHVYRVLQCQEEELTQMVSTMSDGWRFEQLVNIGSSYNYGSEDQAEFLCVVSKELHSSPNGLSSESSRKTKSTEEQLEEQQQQEEEVEEVEVEQVQVEADAQEKGSRPHSLRPEAELAVRASPRPLARPQSCHPCCYKPEAPGCEAPDHLQGLGVPI, from the exons ATGCAGACGCCGCGGCCGGCGATGAGGATGGAGGCCGGGGAGGCAGCGCCGCCGGCGGGGGCGGGCGGCCGCGCCGCAGGCGGCTGGGGCAAGTGGGTGCGGCTCAACGTGGGGGGCACGGTGTTCCTGACCACCCGGCAGACGCTGTGCCGCGAGCAGAAGTCCTTCCTCAGCCGCCTGTGCCAGGGGGAAGAGCTGCAGTCGGACCGG GATGAGACCGGGGCCTACCTCATTGACCGTGACCCCACCTACTTCGGGCCCATCCTGAACTTCCTCCGGCATGGCAAGCTGGTGCTGGACAAGGACATGGCTGAGGAGG GGGTCCTGGAGGAAGCCGAGTTCTACAACATCGGCCCACTGATCCGCATCATCAAAGACCGGATGGAAGAGAAGGACTACACGGTGACCCAG GTCCCGCCTAAACACGTGTACCGCGTGCTGCAGTGCCAGGAGGAGGAGCTCACGCAGATGGTCTCCACCATGTCTGATGGCTGGCGCTTTGAGCAG CTGGTGAACATCGGCTCCTCCTACAACTACGGCAGCGAGGACCAGGCCGAGTTCCTGTGTGTGGTGTCCAAGGAGCTCCACAGCTCCCCGAATGGGCTGAGCTCAGAGTCCAGCCGCAAAACCAAG AGCACGGAGGAGCAGctggaggagcagcagcagcaggaggaggaggtggaggaggtggaggtggaacaGGTGCAGGTGGAGGCAGATGCACAGGAGAAAG GTTCCCGTCCGCACTCTCTCAGACctgaggctgagcttgcagtgagggctTCTCCTCGGCCCCTCGCCCGCCCCCAGAGCTGCCATCCCTG CTGTTACAAGCCAGAGGCACCCGGATGTGAGGCCCCAGATCACCTCCAGGGACTTGGGGTTCCCATCTGA